From the genome of Leptotrichia sp. oral taxon 847:
ATAAATGTCTATTTGGACGCTGTACTTAATCATAAAGGAGGTGCTGACGAAACAGAAAGATTTTCGGTAATAGAGGTGGATCCTGAAAATAGAAATGAAGAAATTTCAGAACCAAAAGAGATTGAAGGATGGACAAAATTTACTTTTCCTGGAAGAAATAAGAAGTATTCTGAATTTGAATGGAACCATACTCTTTTTAGCGGAGTTGACTATGATAATTTGACAGGAAAAAATGCAATTTATAAAATTGTTGGAGAAAATAAAGGATGGGCAGAAAATGTAGATTCTGAACTTGGAAATTATGACTATCTTATGAATGCCGATGTGGATTATTCACACCCTGAAGTGAGAAATGAAATTATAAACTGGGGAAAATGGGTCGTGAATGAATTAAATCTCGATGGATTCAGAATGGACGCTGTAAAACATATAAGCGGAGATTTTATCAAAGAATTTTTAATTGAAGTAAGAAAAGTTTATGGAGAAGAATTTTATTCTGTCGGAGAATATTGGAAAGATGACTTGGATACTTTAAAAACTTATTTGGAAAATATAGGATATGAAACTGATTTATTTGACGTGGGACTTCATTTTAATTTTCACAAAGCTTCGGTGGAAAAAGAAAATTATGATTTGACAACAATACTGGATAATTCAGTGATGCTTATGGATCCAATTAAAGCGGTAACATTTGTGGATAATCACGATTCGCAAAAAGGAAGTGCTCTGGAATCTGAAATAGAAAGTTGGTTTATTCCACACGCCTATGCGATAATATTACTTTCTGAAAAAGGTTACCCATGCTTATTCTACGGAGATTATTACGGCGTAGGAAACAATAAAAGTCCGCACGGATGGGTGATAGATAAACTTCTTTATGTGAGAAGAAATAATGCCTATGGAGAACAGATAAATTATTTTGATGATCCAAATATAATCGCCTTTTACAGAAAAGGTAGAGAAAATGAAATAAATACAGGATGCGTGGCTGTTTTGTCCAATAATGAAGCTGGAGAAAAAGTAATTGAAGTTGGAAAAGATAGAATAGGACAAGTTTGGGAAGAAGTTACAGGAAGTGGATTTGAAGACGTGGTAATTGATGAAGATGGAGCTGCCGTATTTCGTGTTGAAGCACAAAAAATTTCAGTTTGGGTACCGAAAAAACAATAAGAAATATGAAAAAATATAAAATAAAAAAATAAAATTAAAGGAGAAAAAATTATGAAAAAAATAAAATTAGTACTAATGTTGTCAATATTAGTCGGAGTAATTAATTCATGTACAGCGGTTGCACTTGGAGCTGGAGCTGTTGCTGGAGGATATACTTGTACGAAAACGAATATTTGTAAAGATTTAATAAATAAAAAAAATAATACTAGAAATATTCAAAGTACTCAGCCAAAACCAAAATCGTCAGGTACAAATGAGAGTGGATTATAAAACTACAGAAAGGAGAAGTTACAAAAAATGTAGCTTTTTAAAGTATGAAAAAACAGAATAAAAGAGAAGAAATTTTAGAAGATATACAAAGAATAGTAATAAAAGTGGGAACTTCTACGTTAACTGATGAAAATGGACAGCTGGATTTGCAAAAAATGAAAAAAATAGTTGTAGAAATCAGTAATCTTCAGGATAAAGGATTTGATGTGATACTCGTTTCATCTGGAGCAGTTGGAGCTGGA
Proteins encoded in this window:
- a CDS encoding alpha-amylase; protein product: MLNGVMIQYFEWNLADDGKHWERLKNDAAHLKEIGVSAVWIPPAYKGTFSGDVGYGAYDLWDLGEFNQKGTVRTKYGTKEELIDAINELHKYGINVYLDAVLNHKGGADETERFSVIEVDPENRNEEISEPKEIEGWTKFTFPGRNKKYSEFEWNHTLFSGVDYDNLTGKNAIYKIVGENKGWAENVDSELGNYDYLMNADVDYSHPEVRNEIINWGKWVVNELNLDGFRMDAVKHISGDFIKEFLIEVRKVYGEEFYSVGEYWKDDLDTLKTYLENIGYETDLFDVGLHFNFHKASVEKENYDLTTILDNSVMLMDPIKAVTFVDNHDSQKGSALESEIESWFIPHAYAIILLSEKGYPCLFYGDYYGVGNNKSPHGWVIDKLLYVRRNNAYGEQINYFDDPNIIAFYRKGRENEINTGCVAVLSNNEAGEKVIEVGKDRIGQVWEEVTGSGFEDVVIDEDGAAVFRVEAQKISVWVPKKQ